The genomic segment TCGCGGGAGTACGGCACCAACGCGGAGCTGTCCGCACGGTTCTCGGCCGGGGTCCCGTGGCGGATCAGCCTCATCACGCATGACACGCCCGTCCTGCGGGACGCCACCGGGACGACGGACTCCTTCGCCGTTCCGACCGACTTCCGCGGTGACCAACTCGCCACCATGGAGGCCCGGTACGCCGACGGCAGCAACGCCGGACCGCACGACTGGACGTCGTACAAGGAGTTCGACCGCTCGTTCGCGCCGGACTACAGCGCCGGCGAAACCGTCCTGACGTCCGAGTTCTTCGCCGAGGTCCGGGAGGGAGCCCGGGTGACCCTCACGTTCCACTACTGGAGCGGAGCGACGGTCACCTACCACGTCACCAGGACCGGAAGCTCGGTCACCGGCACCACGGCCTGACCGGCGCCGCCCCGGCCCCGTGCGCCGCCGCTCCCCCGGAGACGGCGGCGCACGGGAGGTCACTCGCTCAGCCGCGCCACCGTGGAGCGGGACGTGGGGAAGAGCGCGCCGGTCAGCAGGCGGTCCAGGCCCGGCACCCGCATCGCGCGGAACCCCCAGCGCCGCAGCAGCAGCCGGGAGGGCGAGGTGGGCAGGAACCACTCGCCGACCCGCTGCCGGGCCCGCGCCTGCACCTCGCCCGCCACGGGGCGCCAGCGCTCCTCGTACCCGGCGAGCGCCGCGGCGACGGATTCGGCGGCCCCCGCGGCCCCGGCGGCCCCGGCGGACGGTGCGGCCCCGGCCGCGCGCAGCCGCTCGGCCAGCACATGGGCCCCGGCGACACCCAGCGAGGCCCCCTGCCCGGCGATCAGCGACACCGCGTGGGCCGCGTCCCCCAGCAGCACCACCCTGCCGCTCCGCCACCGGGGCGCGTCGATCTGGGCGACCTGGTCGTAGTACACCTCGTCGCCCGGAGGGCACCGGTCCAGGGCCCGGCGGACGAGCCGGCCCATGCCGCCGAACTCCCGCCGGAGCGCCTCGCGGGGGTCGGCGGGGAGCGCCGGGTCGCGGGTGCGGTGCACGGTGAAGACGGCGACGCGGCCGTCGGACAGCCCGTAGAACCCCATCTGCCGGTGCAGGGTGTCGGTGAGCGCGAACCGGTCGCGCATCCGCCGGAACACCTCCTCGTCCTCGAAGACGAAGGCGCCGGTGTGCATCCCCAGATAGCGGAAGTGGTCGTGCTCGGGCCCGAAGACCAGGGAGCGGATCCGGGAGTGGATGCCGTCGGCGCCCACGACGAGGTCCGCGGTGGTCCGGGTGCCGTCCGAGAGCGTCACGGACCCGCTGTCCTCCGCCACCTGTTCGACGGTGGTGCCGTACTGGAGCACCGCGCGGTCCGCGACGGCCTCCCGCAGCAGCAGTTCCAGGTCGGGGCGCATGATGCTGACGAGCCCGCCGCCCGTCGCCTTCCGGAACCGGTCGTAGTCCACGCCGGCGACCCGGCGGCCCTCTCCGTCGACGTAGCAGAACTCCGTGGCCGGATGACCGAGTTGACGGAGCCGGGGCTCAAGGCCCATCGCGGTCAGGGCCTCGAACCCCGGACCGAAGAAGTCGATCATGTAGCCCTGTCCGCGCGGGCCGGGGGCCTTGTCCACGAGGTGGACGTCCCAGCCGTGGTCGAGGAGCCGCGCGGCGAGCGCCAGTCCGGCGATGCCGGCTCCGCAGATGAGCGCCTTCACGGGCGTTCTCCCTTCGGTGGCTTCGGTGGCTTCGGTGGCTTCGGTGGCTTCGGTGGCTTCGGTGGTTCCGGTGGCGTCGGGGGGTCGGCCATGAGGCCGCGGACGAGCGGGGTGATCCGC from the Streptomyces xinghaiensis S187 genome contains:
- a CDS encoding FAD-dependent monooxygenase, which codes for MKALICGAGIAGLALAARLLDHGWDVHLVDKAPGPRGQGYMIDFFGPGFEALTAMGLEPRLRQLGHPATEFCYVDGEGRRVAGVDYDRFRKATGGGLVSIMRPDLELLLREAVADRAVLQYGTTVEQVAEDSGSVTLSDGTRTTADLVVGADGIHSRIRSLVFGPEHDHFRYLGMHTGAFVFEDEEVFRRMRDRFALTDTLHRQMGFYGLSDGRVAVFTVHRTRDPALPADPREALRREFGGMGRLVRRALDRCPPGDEVYYDQVAQIDAPRWRSGRVVLLGDAAHAVSLIAGQGASLGVAGAHVLAERLRAAGAAPSAGAAGAAGAAESVAAALAGYEERWRPVAGEVQARARQRVGEWFLPTSPSRLLLRRWGFRAMRVPGLDRLLTGALFPTSRSTVARLSE